A genome region from Marinobacter panjinensis includes the following:
- the cysN gene encoding sulfate adenylyltransferase subunit CysN, translated as MSHQSDLIAEDIQAYLKQHENKELLRLLTCGSVDDGKSTLIGRLLHDTKMIYEDHMASLKTDSAKMGTTGEKLDLALLVDGLQAEREQGITIDVAYRYFSTDKRKFIIADTPGHEQYTRNMATGASTAQVAILMIDARHGVLTQTRRHSYIASLLGIRHIVVAINKMDLVDYSEERFNEIKDDYLAFANKLGLKDIRFVPISALEGDNVVNKSEHTPWFTGQPLMDILETVQVSHDKNLEHFRFPVQYVTRPHLNFRGFCGTIASGVIRPGEKVMALPSRRTSTVKEVVTFDGNLDEAYIDQAVTLTLTDEIDVSRGDMLVKAEDEPEVGNRFTANIVWMTDGPLETGRLYDIKLGPTFTSGTVKKIHHQTDVNTLERNDNPSALQLNEIGLCELTLSQPIAFDAYPRNHATGSFIVIDRLTNVTIGAGMIAGTAGTVESLDPVTSEERERRLAQKPAIIACNGKQATALALAVERALFDQGKTSVVLTEDNAGNADDRRRAAQVISAHGLVAIAVNLGTDVASASVSADDDQEITDAVNSLIQDLMKHKRV; from the coding sequence ATGTCACACCAGTCTGATCTGATTGCCGAAGATATTCAGGCCTACCTGAAGCAACACGAGAACAAGGAACTGCTGCGCCTGCTGACCTGCGGCAGTGTCGACGATGGCAAGAGCACCCTGATTGGCCGCCTACTCCACGACACCAAGATGATCTACGAAGATCATATGGCCAGCCTGAAAACCGACAGCGCCAAGATGGGCACCACCGGCGAAAAACTGGACCTGGCCCTGCTGGTGGACGGACTGCAGGCAGAGCGGGAACAGGGCATTACCATCGATGTGGCCTACCGGTATTTTTCCACCGACAAGCGCAAGTTCATCATTGCCGATACCCCTGGCCACGAACAGTACACCCGTAACATGGCCACCGGCGCGTCTACCGCCCAGGTGGCAATCCTGATGATTGACGCCCGCCACGGTGTGCTGACCCAGACCCGTCGGCATTCCTACATCGCGTCCTTGCTGGGTATTCGTCACATCGTGGTGGCCATCAACAAGATGGACCTGGTGGATTACAGCGAAGAGCGCTTCAACGAAATCAAGGATGACTATCTGGCCTTTGCCAACAAGCTGGGCCTGAAGGATATCCGCTTCGTGCCGATTTCAGCGCTGGAAGGCGACAATGTTGTCAACAAGAGCGAGCACACGCCCTGGTTCACCGGCCAGCCGTTGATGGACATTCTGGAAACCGTCCAGGTTTCCCACGACAAGAACCTGGAGCATTTCCGCTTCCCGGTACAGTACGTTACTCGTCCCCACCTGAATTTCCGCGGCTTCTGCGGCACCATCGCCTCCGGGGTGATTCGCCCGGGAGAGAAGGTGATGGCCCTGCCTTCCAGGCGCACCAGTACTGTCAAGGAAGTGGTAACATTTGATGGCAACCTGGACGAGGCCTACATCGATCAGGCGGTAACGCTGACACTTACTGATGAGATTGATGTCAGCCGCGGCGACATGCTGGTGAAGGCCGAGGATGAGCCGGAAGTGGGTAACCGGTTCACTGCCAATATCGTGTGGATGACCGATGGCCCGCTGGAAACCGGTCGCCTGTACGACATCAAGCTCGGCCCCACGTTCACCTCTGGCACGGTGAAGAAGATTCATCACCAGACCGATGTGAACACTCTGGAGAGGAATGATAATCCCTCTGCCCTGCAGCTGAACGAGATTGGCCTGTGTGAGCTGACGCTCAGCCAGCCCATTGCGTTTGACGCCTACCCGCGCAACCACGCCACAGGCAGCTTCATTGTGATTGACCGGTTGACCAACGTGACCATTGGCGCGGGCATGATTGCCGGCACCGCGGGTACGGTAGAGTCGCTGGATCCGGTAACCAGTGAAGAGCGTGAGCGCCGTCTGGCTCAGAAGCCTGCAATCATTGCCTGTAACGGCAAGCAGGCCACGGCGCTGGCACTGGCGGTGGAGCGTGCCCTGTTCGATCAGGGCAAGACATCCGTGGTTCTGACCGAAGACAACGCCGGCAATGCCGACGATCGGCGTCGCGCCGCCCAGGTGATCAGTGCCCACGGCCTGGTTGCGATTGCGGTAAACCTCGGTACCGATGTGGCGTCGGCGTCTGTTTCTGCGGACGATGATCAGGAAATTACCGACGCGGTTAATTCGCTGATTCAGGATCTGATGAAGCACAAGCGGGTTTAA